The DNA sequence ACAAGCGGAACCTCGGGCTGACTGCGAAACAAAAACTGTTTGGGCAACTCGTCATCGCTGGCGTGTTGTACTGGGTACTCGTCCAAAGCGGTCTGTCGACGACGCTCCACGTGCCCGGCACGAATTGGTCTGTCGACCTCGGATGGCTCTACTTGCCGTTCCTCATTCTCATTATGTTAGCTTCGACGAATGCCACTAACTTGACCGACGGAATCGACGGCTTACTGTCGGGGACCGCATCGATCGCCTTCGGCGCTTTTGCGCTTATCGGGCTGTACTACAGCAACTATACGGTCACGCTGTTCTCGGTCGCAGTGATCGGCGCCCTGCTCGGTTTTCTCGTCTTTAACGCGCATCCGGCGCGCGTCTTTATGGGTGACACCGGCTCGCTCGCCCTCGGCGGCGGCTTGGCCATGGCGGCCGTACTCACGAAGACGGAGCTAGCGCTCGTCGTCATAGGCGGCGTGTTCGTGATCGAGACACTATCCGTTATGCTGCAGGTGCTGTCGTTCAAACTGCGCGGTAAACGCATTTTCCGCATGAGCCCGATTCATCACCACTTTGAGCTCGTCGGGTGGTCAGAATGGCGCGTCGTAACGACGTTCTGGTCGATCGGATTCCTATTTGCCGCGCTCGGCTTGCTGTGGATTGGGGTGAGAATGTAATGGATGGAACGTTGCGCGATGCCCCTCGCGATCCCACCGCGTGGACAGGTAAACGCGTGCTCGTGCTCGGGTTGGCTAAAAGTGGCGTCGCCGTGGCGAAGTTGTTGCACCGCCTCGGCGCACACGTGACAGTGAACGACCGGAAACCGCGCGAGGAAGCGCCGGAAGCAGCTGTTCTGGAAGCGCTCGGGATCCGCGTCGTCTGTGGCGGTCACCCGGAAGGCATCGTAAACGACAGCCTTGACCTCGTCGTCAAAAACCCGGGTATTCCGTACCGCGTCGTGCCGGTACAAGCAGCGATTGCTCTTAACTTGCCGATCGTGACCGAGGTGGAGATCGCCTACCGCTTGAGCAAAGCGCCGTTCGTCGGTATTACTGGCTCCAACGGAAAGACGACGACAACGACGTTAGTGGGGCAAATGCTCGCGGCGGGAAAAGTGCCGAATGTCGTCGCCGGCAACATCGGGCGGGCACTCACTGACGTCGCTGCCTCCCTCGACCGCTCGTCTTGGCTCGTAGCCGAACTGAGCAGCTTTCAATTGAAAGGGACGGTGGCGTTTCGTCCGCGCGTGGCGGCGCTACTGAACATTATTCCTGCTCATTTGGACTATCACGAGACGATGGACGACTACGTCCAGTCAAAGCAAAAGCTGCTCAGCAATCAGACGGCGGACGAGATTGCGATCGTCAATGCCGACTGCGCGCACAGTATGCGCCTTGCGGCCGAGGCGAAGAGCCGCGTGTGGCGGTTTTCGCGTACGCAAGAGGTGGCTGTCGGCACCGATGTCAGAGATGGCTGGATTTGCTTCCACGGGAAGGTGGGTCAGACAGAGCAAATCGTACCTGTCGCCGAAATTGCCCTCATCGGACAACACAACTTGGAGAATGCCTTAGCTGCGGTGGCGATCGCCAAAGCGTGTGGCGTTCAGACAGCGGCGATTGCCGACGTCTTGCGCCAGTTCCCGGGCATCGAACACCGGCTCGAGTTCGTGCGGGAGCTCGATGGCGTCCGCTATTACAATGACTCGAAAGCGACGAATCCGGTTGCGCTCGCACGCGCCCTCGAATCGTTTACGGCGCCCGTCGTACTAATCGCCGGTGGTCTGGACCGCGGCATCGATTTTCGCGAACTCGTGCCGCTGTTTAAGGAACGGCTGCACGGATTAGTCGTTTACGGACAAGTGCGGGACGTGTTAGCGCAGCGGGGACGCGAAGCGGGAGTACCAGTTGTCGCCGCGGCCGCACATTTGCGCGATGCCGTCGTCAAGGCGCGGGGCATGGCTCGCACTTCCGACGTCGTGCTCCTTTCGCCGGCTTGTGCCAGTTGGGATCAATTTGCTTCTTTTGAAGAGCGGGGAGGTATTTTTAAACAAGCCGTGCATAGCTTGTAACAAGGACGTTCACCCGGTGAAGGGGGCCTTGTTATGGCGAAGGACAGAGGGGCGGCAGATCCGTGGCTGACTGCTGCCGTCTGGCTACTATTGTGCGTGGGCGTGCTGATGGTGTACAGCGCAAGCGCCGTGCTTTCTTACCACAAGTTTGACGACTCGCTCTACTACGCAAAACGGCAGCTGCTGTTTGCCGTATTGGGCGTGTTTTTAATGTTGTGGCTGGCGCGCCTCGATTACGACACGTGGCAGAAATGGTCGCGCACCGGTCTCATTGCTTGTTTCGTCTTACTCGCCGTCGTGCTCATTCCCGGCGCCGGTATTTTGCGCAACGGGGCGCGCAGTTGGCTCGGCCTCGGCGCGTTCAGCATTCAACCATCCGAGTTTACAAAATTAGCGCTGATCGTCTTTTTAGCGCATTGGCTACCTACCCGCAAACAAAACTTAACCCGGTTCACGACTGGATTATTGCCGCCGCTCGCGCTTTTAGCCGCAGCGTTTGGACTCATTATGGCGCAACCCGACTTAGGGACGGGGACCGTTTTGTTTGCGACCGGTATGTTGATTATTTTTGTCGCCGGGATGCGCATCAAGCACTTAATGGCGATGGTTGCTTTAGGCTTGGCGGGTTTTACTGCGCTCGTCGCTTCGGCACCGTATCGGATCGACCGCATTACTGCGTTTCTCGATCCGTGGCAAGATCGGCTCGGTTCGGGATACCAGATCATCCAGTCACTGTTTGCGATTGGCCCGGGCCGCTTAATGGGGGTTGGCTACGGCTTAAGTAAACAAAAACATTTGTACTTGCCTGAGCCACAGACGGACTTTATCTTTTCGGTAACGGCGGAGGAGCTCGGTTTTATCGGAGCAGCAACGGTCGTCGTCCTCTTTCTCATTGTCGTCTGGCGCGGCGTGCATATCGCCTTTCGCGCGCCGGATTTGCCGGGGACACTCATGGCGGTCGGAATTACCGGGATGATCGGCATTCAGGCGTTGATGAATATCGGTGTCGTTACCGGGATGCTGCCGGTGACCGGGATTACGTTACCTTTTTTAAGTTACGGCGGCTCCTCGCTCACGCTCACACTTGTCGCAGTCGGTATTTTATTGAACATTTCCCGCTACGCCCGCTAACGCAGTTGGGCGATTGTCACGTTCTAAAAGCAGCGGGCATAAACTATGTTATACGTCGCCAAATATCGCACAACCGGTAGAGAAGATGGAGGTTCCAGCCGATGCAAACCATTAAACGACAATTACAGCAAGCGGGTGTCTCGCACGTACTAACCGACGAACCGCTCGTAAAGTATACGACGTGGCGGGTCGGCGGTTCGGCCGACTTGTTTGTATATCCGAAAAGCAAGCGCGAGCTGCAGCAGACGATGACCGTGCTCCACCGGGAAGGTATTCCGTGGCACGCGATCGGACGCGGTTCTAACCTATTAGTGCGCGATAACGGCATTCGCGGCGCTGTCATCAAAGTCGGGGAAGGGTTGGATCACCTGACGATCGAGGGGACGAGAGTAACGGCCGGAGGGGGGTACTCCTTCGTCCGCTTGGCGGGCAAGACGGCAAAAGCAGGTCTCTCCGGTTTGGAATTTGCGAGCGGCATTCCGGGAAACGTCGGCGGGGCGGTGTTTATGAACGCGGGCGCTCACGGTTCCGACGTGTCGCGGACGCTCGTGTCGGCAGAAGTGATTCTCGAAGACGGTTCTTTCAAGACGCTGTCAGCGGCTGACTTAAACTTTCGCTACCGTACGACCGCGTTACAAGAGCACGTGCACGGAGTCGTGGCGGAAGCGACATTTGCTCTAAAAAAAGGGAACCCTGCACAAATTATGGCTGACGTGCGCGCGTTTAAACAGCGGCGCAATCGGACGCAACCGCTGAACCACCCGTGTGCCGGAAGTGTGTTCCGCAATCCCCCTGGCGATCATGCCGGGCGCTTGATCGAAGCTGCGGGCTTAAAAGGTTATCGCGTCGGAGATGCCGAAGTGTCTACGCTGCACGCGAATTTTATCGTGAACAACGGTAAGGCGACAGCGGCTGACATCTTGACGCTGATCGGCGATGTACAAAAGACAGTACTAGAAACGTACGGCATCGTTTTACACCCGGAAGTGAGAGTCGTGGGCGAGGAGTAAACGGGGGTGTAAGTTTGGAGCAATTTATCGTTGAAGGGGGTCGTCCACTGTGTGGCGCCGTCCGCGTGCACGGTGCGAAAAATGCGGCGCTCCCTATATTGGCGGCAACGGTTCTCGCCGCCGGGGAGCACGAAATAGACGATGTCCCCGACTTGCTCGACATAAAGGTGATGGTAGACATTCTACGCGCGTTAGGGGCACGCGTCAACCGTTTCGGCGACCGCATCGTCATCGATACAACGGCGCTCGGCGCAACGCATATACCTGACGACTTGATGGGTCAAATGCGCTCTTCGATCTTTCTTATGGGGCCGCTCCTCGCACGCTTTCGCGAAGTGAGCATGACGCGACCTGGGGGCTGTGCCATCGGCGCCCGCCCGATCGATCTCCACTTGCGCGGCTTGCGTGCGCTCGGCGCATCGATTCAGGCGGTTAACGGCGTGCTTTCGTGTTACACCCGCCGCTTGACGGGTAATACGGTCATTCTCGATTTCCCTAGCGTCGGGGCGACGGAAAACATCATGATGGCCGCGACCCTCGCACAGGGGGTTACGGAAATAGTCGGGGCGGCGAAAGAACCGGAAGTCGTCGACCTACAAAACTTCCTCAACCGGATGGGGGCCCGCATTCGAGGGGCTGGTACTGAGACGATCACCGTGCGCGGGGTGCACGAGTTACACCCTGTCTCTTACACGATTATTCCCGACCGCATCGTCGCCGGCACACTGTGTATCGGCGCCGCCATAACCCGCGGGAGCGTGCTGCTTAAAAATGTGGAACCCAACCATTTAAAAGCGCTCATCCATTTTTTACGGCAGACGGGCACAAAGGTTGAGGTGACCGGCGATACATTGCGCGTTGCGCGAAGTGGTCCGCTTAAGCGAATCGCCAAACTAGCGACGGCGCCGCACCCCGGATTTCCGACAGACATGCAGGCGCAAATGACAGCACTCATGACGATTGCCGACGGTACGAGTATTATTTCTGAGACGGTGTTTGACGGACGGTTTAAGCACGTTAACGAATTGATGCGCATGGGGGCAGATATCGTCGTCGACTTACAGTCCGCATTTGTGCGCGGCGTGCCGTATTTATCGGGGGCATACGTCGAGGCGCCCGATTTGCGCGCCGGTGCCTCCCTCATATTAGCAGGTTTGGCTGCCGAGGGAACGACAGTCGTCCAAGAGATCCAGCACGTCGACCGCGGCTACGAGCAGTTAGAAAACTTGTTGTCACAGCTAGGTGCCAAAATCGAACGCGTGTCAGCGCAGCCCGTGACTAAGTCGTTAAAGTAGTCGCGGGCATTTCGTGTCCGCGATAACGCGATAAAGATAACGCGAAAAATGGTACTGAAAAACAAACAGTTTTATAAAATCTTTGTTCGATTTCTTCGGTATGTGTAACATTTCTCTCGAAGGGTTTTAGCAGGAATTTGGAGGGAGAATATAGAAAAGGAAGACCTAAATAGTACTCCTAACCACCACGAAAGGAGAGGTCTTCCTTGAAAACCATTATACCAGAAATCGCTACTATCTTGGAACAGTCTACAGATATGTTGTCGTTTTGGGAAAGCTTACGTATTCGCCTGATGGAAGTGATGGCTGATCTGTTCGGAGAATTTTTGGAGCAGCTCGATCAGATGATGACGACGCATTACAAGGAAAAATACGGTTGGAAAAGTGAGCGATTGGACAGCCGGGAGTTCACCAGTTTTTTTGGGACAGTGTCCTATAAACGCCACTTGATGTACGACCGAAACGGAAACGCACATTACCCTGTCGATGAGGCAATCGGTTTAAAACGCCGTAAAAGATACAGCCCAGACCTTATGATGCTCGGAGCAGAGTTAGCTGCAGCGCCGGGAATGACCTACCGCCTCGCCTCAGAGGTCACGCAAAAACTTGCCGGTATAACGATCAGCCATACGACGTTTCAGCGCTTAGTAAAAGAAGCAGGTGAAGCTCAAGCTGTCATGGATGCTGAAAAAAGGGATCGAATTTTTGAGGATACGGTAATTCCTAACTCTCCGTCCGTTAAGCACTTATATTGCGAAGCAGATGGCTTATACGTCAAAGGGAGAGGCAAAGGAATAGAGATCAAAAATATGCTTGCCTATACCGGGTGGGAGCAAAACGGACAGCGTGTCTCGTTAACAGATCGTCACGTCTTTTCTACCGTTGAATCGGTGGATGACTTTTGGGAAATAGGTTATGCAGCGATTCGACATCGTTGGGATCTCTCACATACACATGTGGCGACTAATGCGGATGCGGCTTCATGGATCTCTGAGGAACGCGTTCAAAATACCTTTTCTGAAGCGACATCGGTTGTCCGCCAATTGGATCCTTTTCACGTAAAGAGGAGTATTCGTCGCGGGTTGAGCCGCCAGCCAAGGCTCATTCCTCAAATTGAAAAGGCAATATCCGAAAAAAATAAGGATAGGTTTAAAGCGGTGATTGATACGGCACAGGGAAATGCAGAGACGGAGCGAGAGGAAAAGCGTATCGAGAACATGCAGAAGTATCTTGAAGGGCACTGGGAGATCCTCTGCGACTGGCGTGAGGTTAGTCCAGACGTGCCAAAAAATGCTCGTAGGATGGGATGCATGGAATCGAACCAGAGACGTCTGGCATACCGCATGAAACGTCGTGGCATGTACTGGAGTGAAGAAGGGGCTCAAGCCATCGCCAAAGTACAACAAGGCGTTACCAATGGGACGTTGAGACAGGCATTATTAACTGTCTGGCCCAACCGCCAAGTGACACAAAAACTAAAACGCCATGCGAGGCGAATAGGTAAGTCGGATCACATTGGGGTTCAAGTTGGCAGGATCCAAGTAGGTGCCGCATCAGCTTCAAGTGCTATTGGGTATTTGGATAAGGTGGTTAATCGCCGTCCTTGAAGAGTTAACTCCTCAAGGGCGGACAACAAGTGAACGTTAGGGAATGACATATTTAGGTCTTTAAATCCTTGATCCTGTAAGGTCGTCGAGTAAAGCTTGACACATACATTTCTTCGCAACACCTTTTGTGAGCAGTGAAGATTTGTTAGAATAGAAGAGTATGCAGTATTTTATTAGGAGCCGGTGTGTATGCGTGACTCCATGCCTATTTATCGGGAAAAGGAAAAAAACAAGAGGCGGCCAAACCGGCTTGCTCTCGTGTTTATCGTGTTGTTTTTTCTTTCCCTACTCGTGCTGTTATTTTTTCAATCGCCGCTCAGCAAAATTAGCACGATCGACATTAGCGGCAACCGCACGTTAAAAGATGCAGACGTGTTAAAACAAGCATCGCTAAAGAAAGGCAAGCAATTTTTTTCGTGGGATCCACAAGCTGCGAAAAAACAGTTAATGCAGAACGAACAAGTAAAAGACGTTAAAATCACCAAACGCTTTCCTGGAAAAGTAACGATTAAGTTCGAGGAATGGCCACGAGTTGCCTTTTGGTTAAAAAAGGATAAGGACGGGAACGCTCAGTTGCGTCCGGTGTTGGCCAACGGAGTCATCGTGGACAAGCAGTGGAAAGGGACAGTAGACCGACCGCTCCTCCGCGGCTGGTCTGATGAGTCGGCGGTAGCGAAACTGAGTAAGCAACTGGAACGTGTCGAGCGGGTCACGCTGCGTTCGCTTTCGGAAGTTCACCCGCAACCGAGCGATATTTACAAGGATCAAGTTCGCGTTTATACGGATGACGGCTATGAGGTAATTACGCGCCTTTCTACGTTTCATGAAAATATGAATCAATACCGCAACTACGTCGATCCAGACAAAAAAGGGATCGTTCATATGACTTACGGACGAAACTTTGGCTGGTTTGAACCGTATGAAGAGATAGAAGCGAAAGAGTGATGTACGCGCTGATAAAAGTTGGAAGGAAACTTGTCTGTAAGAGGGAACGTTATGCCGTAATAGCGGACGTTTTCACTTAATGTACATACAACCTGTTTTGTACGCGCCTCTTTTCATTTTCTTGTACATGCGTTAAAGTTTAACTGGATACTACGGGTACAAAATAGTGGGGCTACAAAAAAGAGGAATTCGCCTGTTTTCGTAGAAAGTAACTATTATGTCCTCATTCAAATGAGAAGAGGGATAGCTAGGAGGTGCCACCGGTTGCATAGTGACTATATAGTTAGTCTCGACATTGGAAGCGCCAAGGTTCGCGCGATTGTCGGGGAAATAAACAATGGAACCCTTCAAATTGTCGGTGTGGGCACTGCTGAATCCCAGGGAATTAAAAAAGGGGCAATTGTCGATATAGATCAAACCGTACAGTCGATTAGC is a window from the Numidum massiliense genome containing:
- the mraY gene encoding phospho-N-acetylmuramoyl-pentapeptide-transferase translates to MEIREIVIPIIVAFLMTVIIAPLFIPVLKRMKFGQEIREEGPKAHYKKAGTPTMGGIIFLLSLTLVSVTFAPRNVELFMLLFATLGYGLLGFLDDFIKVAYKRNLGLTAKQKLFGQLVIAGVLYWVLVQSGLSTTLHVPGTNWSVDLGWLYLPFLILIMLASTNATNLTDGIDGLLSGTASIAFGAFALIGLYYSNYTVTLFSVAVIGALLGFLVFNAHPARVFMGDTGSLALGGGLAMAAVLTKTELALVVIGGVFVIETLSVMLQVLSFKLRGKRIFRMSPIHHHFELVGWSEWRVVTTFWSIGFLFAALGLLWIGVRM
- the murD gene encoding UDP-N-acetylmuramoyl-L-alanine--D-glutamate ligase: MDGTLRDAPRDPTAWTGKRVLVLGLAKSGVAVAKLLHRLGAHVTVNDRKPREEAPEAAVLEALGIRVVCGGHPEGIVNDSLDLVVKNPGIPYRVVPVQAAIALNLPIVTEVEIAYRLSKAPFVGITGSNGKTTTTTLVGQMLAAGKVPNVVAGNIGRALTDVAASLDRSSWLVAELSSFQLKGTVAFRPRVAALLNIIPAHLDYHETMDDYVQSKQKLLSNQTADEIAIVNADCAHSMRLAAEAKSRVWRFSRTQEVAVGTDVRDGWICFHGKVGQTEQIVPVAEIALIGQHNLENALAAVAIAKACGVQTAAIADVLRQFPGIEHRLEFVRELDGVRYYNDSKATNPVALARALESFTAPVVLIAGGLDRGIDFRELVPLFKERLHGLVVYGQVRDVLAQRGREAGVPVVAAAAHLRDAVVKARGMARTSDVVLLSPACASWDQFASFEERGGIFKQAVHSL
- the spoVE gene encoding stage V sporulation protein E, with protein sequence MAKDRGAADPWLTAAVWLLLCVGVLMVYSASAVLSYHKFDDSLYYAKRQLLFAVLGVFLMLWLARLDYDTWQKWSRTGLIACFVLLAVVLIPGAGILRNGARSWLGLGAFSIQPSEFTKLALIVFLAHWLPTRKQNLTRFTTGLLPPLALLAAAFGLIMAQPDLGTGTVLFATGMLIIFVAGMRIKHLMAMVALGLAGFTALVASAPYRIDRITAFLDPWQDRLGSGYQIIQSLFAIGPGRLMGVGYGLSKQKHLYLPEPQTDFIFSVTAEELGFIGAATVVVLFLIVVWRGVHIAFRAPDLPGTLMAVGITGMIGIQALMNIGVVTGMLPVTGITLPFLSYGGSSLTLTLVAVGILLNISRYAR
- the murB gene encoding UDP-N-acetylmuramate dehydrogenase; this translates as MQTIKRQLQQAGVSHVLTDEPLVKYTTWRVGGSADLFVYPKSKRELQQTMTVLHREGIPWHAIGRGSNLLVRDNGIRGAVIKVGEGLDHLTIEGTRVTAGGGYSFVRLAGKTAKAGLSGLEFASGIPGNVGGAVFMNAGAHGSDVSRTLVSAEVILEDGSFKTLSAADLNFRYRTTALQEHVHGVVAEATFALKKGNPAQIMADVRAFKQRRNRTQPLNHPCAGSVFRNPPGDHAGRLIEAAGLKGYRVGDAEVSTLHANFIVNNGKATAADILTLIGDVQKTVLETYGIVLHPEVRVVGEE
- the murA gene encoding UDP-N-acetylglucosamine 1-carboxyvinyltransferase codes for the protein MEQFIVEGGRPLCGAVRVHGAKNAALPILAATVLAAGEHEIDDVPDLLDIKVMVDILRALGARVNRFGDRIVIDTTALGATHIPDDLMGQMRSSIFLMGPLLARFREVSMTRPGGCAIGARPIDLHLRGLRALGASIQAVNGVLSCYTRRLTGNTVILDFPSVGATENIMMAATLAQGVTEIVGAAKEPEVVDLQNFLNRMGARIRGAGTETITVRGVHELHPVSYTIIPDRIVAGTLCIGAAITRGSVLLKNVEPNHLKALIHFLRQTGTKVEVTGDTLRVARSGPLKRIAKLATAPHPGFPTDMQAQMTALMTIADGTSIISETVFDGRFKHVNELMRMGADIVVDLQSAFVRGVPYLSGAYVEAPDLRAGASLILAGLAAEGTTVVQEIQHVDRGYEQLENLLSQLGAKIERVSAQPVTKSLK
- a CDS encoding ISLre2 family transposase translates to MLSFWESLRIRLMEVMADLFGEFLEQLDQMMTTHYKEKYGWKSERLDSREFTSFFGTVSYKRHLMYDRNGNAHYPVDEAIGLKRRKRYSPDLMMLGAELAAAPGMTYRLASEVTQKLAGITISHTTFQRLVKEAGEAQAVMDAEKRDRIFEDTVIPNSPSVKHLYCEADGLYVKGRGKGIEIKNMLAYTGWEQNGQRVSLTDRHVFSTVESVDDFWEIGYAAIRHRWDLSHTHVATNADAASWISEERVQNTFSEATSVVRQLDPFHVKRSIRRGLSRQPRLIPQIEKAISEKNKDRFKAVIDTAQGNAETEREEKRIENMQKYLEGHWEILCDWREVSPDVPKNARRMGCMESNQRRLAYRMKRRGMYWSEEGAQAIAKVQQGVTNGTLRQALLTVWPNRQVTQKLKRHARRIGKSDHIGVQVGRIQVGAASASSAIGYLDKVVNRRP
- a CDS encoding cell division protein FtsQ/DivIB, giving the protein MRDSMPIYREKEKNKRRPNRLALVFIVLFFLSLLVLLFFQSPLSKISTIDISGNRTLKDADVLKQASLKKGKQFFSWDPQAAKKQLMQNEQVKDVKITKRFPGKVTIKFEEWPRVAFWLKKDKDGNAQLRPVLANGVIVDKQWKGTVDRPLLRGWSDESAVAKLSKQLERVERVTLRSLSEVHPQPSDIYKDQVRVYTDDGYEVITRLSTFHENMNQYRNYVDPDKKGIVHMTYGRNFGWFEPYEEIEAKE